Genomic DNA from Streptomyces sp. PCS3-D2:
ATGGTGCGTTCGCGGTACCTGCGCGCCGTGCATCCCGGGCCTGCCGGCGGGCTGGACCCGGAGGCCCCCGAAGCCCTGCTGGAGTGCCTGACCAGGGTGTCGGAACTGATCGGCCGTCCGGCCGTGCTCATCGCGATGGACGACCTGAGCGCCATCGCCGTGTCCCGGGTCGCGCCGCTCCTCCGCGAGCGCTTCCGGATCCCCCATCAGCCCGACAACCTGCCCGCCCGGGTGGCCGACAAGGCCGAGCTGTCGCGGCTGTGCGCGCGCTGGGACGTCCCGCACCCGGAGACCGTGGTCCCGGCGAGCGGGGCCGAGGCGGCGGACGCGGCCTGGCGGCTGGGCCTGCCGGTGGTCGCCAAGTGGAGCCGGCCGTGGCTGCTGCCCACCGGGGCGGACGGGCTGCGCAGCACCACGCTCGTGCAGACCACCGCCGAGGCGCGCCGGTTGTACGAGCGCTCCGCGGAGGCGGGGAGCAGGCTGCTGCTCCAGCGGTTCCTGCCGGCCGGGCCCGACACCGACTGGTTCTTCCACGGCGCCTTCACCCACGGCGGGCGTCCGCTGCTCGCCGGTTCGGGTCGCAAGGAGCTGTCCTGGCCGGTGCGCACGGGGCTGACGGCGGTGGGGCGCTGGCTGCCCGACCCGGCGGTGGAGGAGGCGGCACTGCGGCTCGCCGAACGACTCGGCTACCAGGGCATCCTGGACCTGGACTTCCGCCGGGACGAGCGCGGGGTCTTCCGGCTGGTGGACTTCAACCCGCGCCCCGGCGCGCAGTTCAGGCTGTTCACGGACGCGACGGGAATGGACGTGGTCCAGGCGATGTACCTGGATCTGACGGGCCAGCAGGTCCCGCAGCCCTCGGGCGGCGCCGGCCGCGTCTTCGTCGCGGAGAACTACGCGCTGCTGGCGGCGGTCCGGGGTCGGTCCCTGCCGCGACGCCGGCCGGCGACGGCCCCCGCGCCCCCGAGGACGGGAGCGGCTGCCGAGCGAGGGCAGGTCGAGCCCGCCTGGTTCGCGTCGGACGACGTCCGGCCGTTCCTGTCCATGCTCGCGGCGTTCCTGGGACGCGGCGCGGCCAAGGGGGCCCGGGTCCTGCGGGGTGTCCCGGCGCAGGGCCGCCGCACCGCGCGCGCGGTCGTCCGCGCGCCGCGGCAGCGCGGGCGGGAGCAGCCGGGCGCGGCCTCCGCCGGGGCGGTCTCCCGCCCCGCCCCGCCGGAGGCGTCGGCCGAGCCGGACGAACTGGTGACCCGTTGACCGGGCCCGGACCGGCGGTCGGGGCCGGGCGGGTGTCCAAGGTGTTGGAGGAGCGACCGTGACACGGACCGACGATCTCGTGGTGATCGGAGCCGGCCCGTACGGGCTGTCGATCGCCGCCCACGCGGCCGCCGCGGGGCTCGGCGTACGGCTGTTGGGGCGGCCCATGGCCGCGTGGCGCGACCACATGCCCGAGGGCATGTACCTGAAGTCGGAGCCCTGGTCCTCCAACCTGTCCGCGCCGGACGGGCGGCACACCCTGGCCGAGTACTGCGCCTCCCGGGGAACGGTCGCGGAACACGGCACTCCGCTGCCCATCGGCACGTTCAGCGGGTACGGGATGTGGTTCGCCCGGCACGCAGGGCCGCCGGTGGAGGAGGTGACCGTCACGGAGGTGACCCCGGAGGGGGAGGGTTTTCGCGTCCGCACCGCCGAGGGACCGCCCCTGCTCGCCCGCACGGTCGCCGTCGCGGTCGGGGTGATGCCCTTCACCCAGTACCCCGAGGCGCTGGCGGACCTCCCGCCCGCCCACTACTCGCACAGCAGCGGCCACCGGGACCTGTCCGGCTTCGCCGGCCATGACGTCGCCGTGCTCGGAGCCGGGCAGGCGGCGCTGGAGACCGCCGCCCTGCTGGCCGAGCGGGGGGCCCGGCCGTGCCTGGTCGCCCGGCGCTCCCGGCTGAACTGGAACACCGTCCCGCAGCCCCTGGCCAGGCCTGCGCTGCGCGCTCTGCGCGAGCCGCACAGCGGTCTCGGCACGGGTTGGCGCAGTTGGGTGTGGTCGGAACTGCCGTGGGCGGTGCGCCGGCTGCCCGCGCACACCCGGGAGCGGATCGCGGCGACCGCGCTGGGCCCGGCCGGCGCCTGGTGGCTGCGGGACCGTTTCGAGCGGCGGGTGCCGGCGCTCCTCGGGCACCGGCTGCACCGGGCGGTGGCGGCGGGCGAGCGGACCCGGCTCGGGCTGACCACACCGGCGGGTGAATCCACGGTCCTGGACGTCTCCCACGTCATCGCGGCCACCGGCTTCGTCCCCGACCTGGCCCGGTTGGGGATGCTCGACGCCCCCCTGCGCGCCGCGCTGCGGACCGTGGGCGGCGGCAGGGCCCCGGAACTGGGCCCCGGCTTCGAGTCCTCATGGCCCGGACTGTTCTTCGCCGGGCTGTTGGCGGCTCCCTCATTCGGCCCTTCCATGCGATTCGTGCACGGAGCGGGCTTCACGGCGGGGAGACTGGTGGCAGGAGTCCGCAAACGCCTCGGTGCCCGGCGTCCGCGGCCGGGCCCGCCCGGTGTCGCCCGATGGGACCGGGTCGCTTCCCCCGGGCCGGGCCCGGGGGTGCCCCCGGGGCATCCGAAGACGTACCTGCGGTGAGAACCGCGGTCAGATAGGGGTCCGTGATGAGTGCGGAGCGAGCACAGGGCCGCGGCTGGGTACGCATTCCCGCCAGCCGCGGCGAACAGTCCGCCACGTCCGGGCCCGCCGGGCACGACCGTCCCGCGTACCCGGGCTCCTATCCGGGCCCGCATGCGGGCTCCTACCCGGGCCAGCATTCGGGCGGGTACGCGGGTCCGTACCCGGGCGGGTACGCGGGTCCGTACGCGACGGCCGCCGCCACCGACCCGGCCACGATCTACCTCTCCGTCGTCCGGCGCTGGCGGGAGGCCGGGCGCACTCTTCCGGGGCACCCCGACGAGGAGTGGGAGCGGCTGATCTCCCAGCCCTGCTGGCCCGGCCGTTAGGAGGCGCGGACGGTGGCAGCGGCGGAGCGCGACGCACCCGGGCCGGCCCGGCGGACCCCCGTGACCGATGCCGGGGAGCGGCTCGCGCTGAACGGCATGGGCAGCTTCGAGTGGGATCTGGACTCGGGGACGGTGGCGCTGGACGCGGCCGCCATGGCCGTGTTCGACGTGGAGCCGGGGGAGTACGACGGAACCCCGGAGAGCGCCGCGCAGCGCGTCCGGCCCGAGGACGCGGCCCGGCTGCGCGAGACCATCGCCGGGGTGCTGGTGGAAGGCGGGGAGACCTTCGGCGCGTACTTCACCGTGCACCGGCGGGACGGCAGGGACCAGTGGACGCACACCACGGGCCGCGTGGTGCGGGGCACCGAGGGACAGCCCCCGCACATCGCCGGGATCGTCCGGGACGCTGCGGCCGAGCTGGCCCACGCGACGCTGCTGCGCAAGCTGGAGGCGGCGCGCGCCCAGCAGACCACGATCGTGCAGCGGACCACCGAGGCCCTGTCGCGGGCGGTGACGGTCGACGACGTCACGGCAGCGCTGACCGGCGCGGGCGCGCTGGAGCGGCTCGGAGCCGACGGGCTGGCCCTGGGGCTGGTCGAGGGCGGCACCATGAAGATCATCGCGCTGAGCGGCGAGTCGCTGGAGATCCTCAGCGAGCGCAGGTTCACCCGGATGGACGGGTCGCTGCCGCTCTCGCACGCGGTGCTGACCCGGCAGGCACGTTTCGTCACCTCGCTCACCGAGCTCGGCGAAGAGTTCCCGCTGCTCGCGGACTACCTCGGCCGCATCCGGTTCGACGCCGCCGCCTACCTGCCGCTGATCGCCCAGGCCAAGGCCATCGGCGGGCTGGTCCTCTTCTACCGGCACCGCGAGGAGTTCAGTCCGGAGGAGCGCAACCTGTGCCTGGGCCTGGCGGGCATCGTCGCCCAGTCGCTCCAGCGGGCGCTGCTCTTCGACCAGGAGCGGGAGTTCGCGACGGGCCTGCAGGCGGCCATGCTGCCGCGCCGGATCCCGGAGATCTCCGGCGGGGAGATCGCGGTCCGCTACCACGCCGCGTGGAGCGGGCGGGAGGTCGGCGGCGACTGGTACGACGTGATCGCACTGCCCCGCAACCGGGTCGGCATCGTGGTGGGCGACGTCCAGGGCCATGACACGCACGCCGCGGCCATCATGGGCCAGCTGCGGATCGCGCTGCGGGCGTACGCCGGGGAGGGACACCCGCCGTCCACCGTGCTGGCGCGGGCTTCGCGCTTCCTCGCCGAACTGGACACCGAGCGCTTCGCCACCTGCCTGTACGCGCAGGTGGACCTGGAGACCGGCGGCGTACGCGCGGTCCGGGCGGGCCACCTCGGCCCGCTGATCCGCCACACGGACGGGCGAACGGGCTGGCCCAACGTCCGCGGCGGCCTGCCGCTGGGCCTGGCCTCAGCCTTCGAGCAGGAGGATTTCCCGGAGACCCAGCTCGACCTGGTCCCGGGCGAGACGCTCGTCCTGTGCACCGACGGCCTCGTGGAGGAGCCCGGCACGGCCATCACCGCCGGCATGGACGCCCTCGCCCACGCGGTGCGCAGCGGCCCGCAGGACGCCGGGGCGCTCGCCGACCACCTCTCGGACCGGCTGTGGGAGCGCTGGGGCTCCGGCGACGACGTGGCCCTGCTGGTGTTGCGCAGGGCCCCCGACCCCGGCACCCACCGGGCGCCGCGCATCCACCAGTACATCCACCAGGCGGACCCCGAAGGCCTCCGTGAGGCCCGCTACGCCCTGCGCCAGGCCCTGCGCGACTGGGGTGTGCCGGAGCTCGCCGACGACGTGGAGGTGGCGGCGGGGGAGCTGCTGGTCAACGCCCTCCTGCACACCGATGGCGGGGCGGTGCTGACCATGGAGGTGCTGCCGGAGCCGGTGCGGCGGATCCGGCTGTGGGTCAAGGACCGCTCCAGCGTGTGGCCGCGCCGGCGAAGCCCGGGCGAGGCGGCCACCACGGGGCGCGGGCTGCTGCTGGTGGACGCCCTGGCCGCGCACTGGGGCGTGGAGTCCCGGGGCGACGGCAAGGCGGTGTGGTGCGAGTTCGACATCGGCGACAGCTCCCGGAGCGCCGGGTGACCGGCCGTACACGCCGAGTTGTGGGCGGCGGTGGCCGGGGCGATGATGCCGACCATGGAACGGAACGCGCTGTGCGCAGGCTGAGCCGGGGTGCCGTGACCGGCATCCTCGCCGCGCTCCTGCTGGCCGCGGGAGTGCCGACGGCCGTGGACTGGACGACGGGACGACCGCACGCGGACCCCGGGTGCCAGGCGGTGGCCTTCATGTCGATGACGGGCGTCGCGCCCGAGTGCCGGTCCCGGTAGCGGCGGCTACCGGGAAGGCGCCGGGGCTGCGCACGGGCCTCAGTGCCTGCGGACCTCGACGTCCTGCCGGTCCTGGGCGACGGTGCTGACCGACCTCGGCATCAGGCCCGAGAGCCGGACCTCCTGGAGCTCGGCGGTGACCACCGCGCGGCCCGGGCGCACGTCCACCCAGCGGCCCGGGGCCGTGGCCACCCACCGGCGCTCCGTGCCGTCGCAGACGGGCTGCTCCGCCCCGATGCTCAGCCGGCCGCCCTCGTGTTCGACGGTCGCCTTGATCTGCATCGCCCCCGAGGGTGAAGCCTGCTCGCAGTGGTAGGACCCGGAAAGGGTGACGGTGCCGTCGCCCGCGACGTACGCGTCGTGATGCACGGAAATACCTTGACTGAAAACGGTGGCGCCGGCCGGGGCACAGAACAGCGTGGTGGCGGCCAGTGCGGAGAAGGCCGCGAGGGCCATTCGGCGGGGGGAGATGCGCATTCTTCCTCCAGAGGGTGCGGGCGGCGGTATTCCGCCGGAACGCATTGTGCTGGCAGGTGGCCGTACGCGTTCGCTCCCCGCACTCGTGTCGGTGTGTGCATTTGCCTGCCCGGGGGCGTGAAACTGGCCGCAATACGTCCCCGAAGGGATCTTGCATGCGCCAGCCCGCCCTCCCCACCCTCGCCCTCCTCCCGCTGCTGCTGTTCGGTGCCTCCGCCTGCCAGGGCGCTCGCGAGGGAGTCGCCCTCGCCCCGGCCGCGGCCCCGGCCGTCCCGGTGGACGACGGGGCTCCCGGGGGCGAGGAGGGTCCCGTACGGCCGGTCGCGAAGGACGCCCATGTGGGTGACGCCCTGCGGGTGCACGGCACGCAGGTGGGCCGCCACCTGGAGGTCGTGCTCGGTGCGTACGTGGATCCGGCGATCAGTGCCGACAAGAACTTCGCCCCGCCCGCCGGCAAGCGCTGGGTGGCCGCCTCGATGTCGTTCGTCAACGTGGGCGGTGCCTCGTACGGGGCTCTCGGACGCATGTGGGCGCACGACGGCGCGGGGCAGCGCCACCCGGTGGTGCCCACCGGTGAGCTGACGACCGGCAAACCCATCGTCTTCGATTCCCTGGAGGTCGGTGAGCGGGCAGAGGGGTGGGTGGTGTTCGAAATCCCGGAAAACGCGCGCATTGTGCGGCTGGAATACCAGGACACGAACATCCGGGCGAATGCCGGAGAGGGATTCTGGGCTGTCTAGCCCGCCCGGGTGAAAGGCCGTGAAAGGCCCGGGCGCGGGACCACTAGGGTGCGGCGCATGACTTCTACTCAAGCCGAAATCGACCGGTCCCAGCTCGGCACCCTTTCGGTGCTCGCCTGGATCGGCGACCCCTCCGAGGCACACGACATCCCGTACCTCCTCGCCTACACCCTGGGCGACGGCCCGGGCGGCCGGGAGGCCGGGGAGGTGGCGGCTCGCGGGCTGCTGGAGGAGATCGGCCTGCCCATCGGTGACGTCGTCATGGACGGCACCCGCAACCCCGCCGGCTTCCCGGTGCAGATCCTGCTGGAGGGCAACCAGATCGCGCTCACCCTGCCCGGGATGAACGCACAGTGCACTGCCCCCGACGAGTGGGTCGCCGCGGCCGACGAGAGCGGGCAGGTGTACTTCCTCTTCGCCACGCGCGCCTGGCCCGAGGCGGTCCCGGGGCGGCCCGTCGACGCGACGACCCTCCAGGCCTTCGCGGGCGACGAGGAGGTCCTCACGGCCAGCGCCCACTGCGTGCTCTCCGTGCGGCGCCTGCAGAAGTAGCCGGCCGCCCCACCGCTCCGGCCGCCGGGCTCCCAGCCTGCCCGGTGGCCGGGCCCCTCCCGCGGGCTCCCGCCGGGTCTCGGCCCGGGCCCCTTTCGCCGGATCTCCGCCCGGAGTCCTCCGTCAGGGCCGCTCGAAGACGAATCCGAGCGAGCGGACCCGGTTGTCGAAGCTGGAACCCGCCAGGTCCGGCAGGCCCACCGCGCGCAGCCCGACCGGCCGGGTCAGCAGCTCGCGGAAGAGCGCCTTCATCTCCACCCGGGCCAGGTGCGCACCCAGGCAGAAATGCGGTCCGCCGCCGCCGAAGCCCAGGTGCGGATTGGGCGAGCGGGTGATCATGAAGGCGTCCGGGTCGGGGAAGACCGACGCGTCGCGGTTGGCGGAGGCGTAGTACAGGACCACCTTCTCGCCCGGCCGGAAGACGCGGCCGCCCATGGTGTGCTCGGCGGTCACCGTCCGGCGGAACTGGATGATCGGCGTCGAGTGCCGGATGATCTCGTCCACCGCGCCGTCCGCGTACGTCTCGAAGTCCGACATCAGCAGGTCCCGTTGGTCGGGGTGGTCGGTCAGCAGGGTCAGCCCGTGGGTGATGGCGTTGCGGGTGGTCTCCACCCCGGCGACCATCAGGAGCGAGAAGAAGGCGCCGAGTTGGCGGGCCCCGAGGGCCTGTCCGTCGACGTTCGCGCAGACCAGCGCCGAGATCAGGTCGTCGGCCGGGTTCTTGCGCCGCTCCCTGCCGATGCCCGCCACCATCCGCTGCATCCGGGCGAGCGCGCGCAGCCCGCGGCCGGGCATCCGCAGCCGGGAGAGCAGGCCGCGCTCCACGCCGATGTTCTCGGAGGCATGGTTGACCCGGTCGGCGATCTCGGCGCGGAAGCGCTCAGGGATGCCCATCATGTTGCAGATGACCTCCAGCGGCAGCCGGGAGGCCACCGCCGAGACGAACTCGTCGGGCCGGTCGGCCAGTACGTCGTCCACGATGCGGGCGGCCACGGCGTGGATGTCGGCCTCGGCCGCAGCCAGCAGGCGGGGAGTGAAGGCCCGCTGGACGATCCGGCGGAGCCTGGCGTGGTCCGGGCCGTCCAGGTTGACCATGGAGTCGCCGAACAGGGCCCGCACCCAGCGGGCCGGTTCGGGAGTGGTCACTCCGGGGGCACTGGCGAAGACCTTGGGGAGCCGGCTGGCCTCCTGCACGTGGGCGTGTCGGACGAGGGCCCAGTGGCCGGCCCCCTCGGGCACGAACACGGGGCCTTCGGCGGCGCGCAGGCGGGCGAAGACGGCGAGCCGGTGTGCGGGCGGCTGCTGCCAGAAGCCCGGCTCGGCCAGTTCCCCGCCGGGTCCGGTGCCGTGGCGTTGCGCCGGGAGTGTCATGGCCGTGCCTCCAGTCGGTGCGGTGCGGTGTGTCCTGCTCGTCCGCTCGGTCTGCGCTGAGAACGGCGGCGGGGGCGCGGGAGTGACGGTCGGGCCGCCGCCCGCTACAGGACCTCGGCGCCGGACCGCTCGGCCAGGATCAGGCCGACGGTGACCGTGACCACCGCGACGAGTCCCGCGTAGAGGACGGCGTAGGCGCCCGTCCAGATGCAGGCGAGGGTGACCACGGCGGAGACCGGGAGCACCAGCTGCTGGGCGAGGCCGCGCTTGAAGTGGCGCGAGTGCAGCAGCCACACCATGAAGAGGAAGGCCGCGGCCGGGACCATGACGGATGCGTTGGCGGAGACCTGGGAGATGTGCGCCGTGCCGACCGCGTGCTCGACCACGACCTCGATGCCCGCGCCGATCGCCGCACCGGAAGCGAAGATCAGCAGGTGGCCGTAGCCCCACGGGATGGCCTCCCGGTTGGAGGTCAGGTGCTGGTGCATCGGCACGGCGAAGTAGATCCACCACGCGGCGAACACGATCAGCAGCCCGCCGGCGGCGATGGGGAGCAGCAGGTCGAGGGCTTCGTGCTCGTCGAGCGCGGACTTCACGGCCACCGTGCTCGCCGCGATCGTCTCGCCGAGCACGATGATGGTGAACAGCCCGTACCGCTCGACGATGTGGTGGGCGTGCCAGGGCGTCTGGTGCCCGCGCTCGGCGATCACCGGGACCATCAGCTCGGCCGCGACCAG
This window encodes:
- a CDS encoding NAD(P)-binding domain-containing protein; protein product: MTRTDDLVVIGAGPYGLSIAAHAAAAGLGVRLLGRPMAAWRDHMPEGMYLKSEPWSSNLSAPDGRHTLAEYCASRGTVAEHGTPLPIGTFSGYGMWFARHAGPPVEEVTVTEVTPEGEGFRVRTAEGPPLLARTVAVAVGVMPFTQYPEALADLPPAHYSHSSGHRDLSGFAGHDVAVLGAGQAALETAALLAERGARPCLVARRSRLNWNTVPQPLARPALRALREPHSGLGTGWRSWVWSELPWAVRRLPAHTRERIAATALGPAGAWWLRDRFERRVPALLGHRLHRAVAAGERTRLGLTTPAGESTVLDVSHVIAATGFVPDLARLGMLDAPLRAALRTVGGGRAPELGPGFESSWPGLFFAGLLAAPSFGPSMRFVHGAGFTAGRLVAGVRKRLGARRPRPGPPGVARWDRVASPGPGPGVPPGHPKTYLR
- a CDS encoding SpoIIE family protein phosphatase, translating into MAAAERDAPGPARRTPVTDAGERLALNGMGSFEWDLDSGTVALDAAAMAVFDVEPGEYDGTPESAAQRVRPEDAARLRETIAGVLVEGGETFGAYFTVHRRDGRDQWTHTTGRVVRGTEGQPPHIAGIVRDAAAELAHATLLRKLEAARAQQTTIVQRTTEALSRAVTVDDVTAALTGAGALERLGADGLALGLVEGGTMKIIALSGESLEILSERRFTRMDGSLPLSHAVLTRQARFVTSLTELGEEFPLLADYLGRIRFDAAAYLPLIAQAKAIGGLVLFYRHREEFSPEERNLCLGLAGIVAQSLQRALLFDQEREFATGLQAAMLPRRIPEISGGEIAVRYHAAWSGREVGGDWYDVIALPRNRVGIVVGDVQGHDTHAAAIMGQLRIALRAYAGEGHPPSTVLARASRFLAELDTERFATCLYAQVDLETGGVRAVRAGHLGPLIRHTDGRTGWPNVRGGLPLGLASAFEQEDFPETQLDLVPGETLVLCTDGLVEEPGTAITAGMDALAHAVRSGPQDAGALADHLSDRLWERWGSGDDVALLVLRRAPDPGTHRAPRIHQYIHQADPEGLREARYALRQALRDWGVPELADDVEVAAGELLVNALLHTDGGAVLTMEVLPEPVRRIRLWVKDRSSVWPRRRSPGEAATTGRGLLLVDALAAHWGVESRGDGKAVWCEFDIGDSSRSAG
- a CDS encoding DUF6299 family protein; this encodes MRISPRRMALAAFSALAATTLFCAPAGATVFSQGISVHHDAYVAGDGTVTLSGSYHCEQASPSGAMQIKATVEHEGGRLSIGAEQPVCDGTERRWVATAPGRWVDVRPGRAVVTAELQEVRLSGLMPRSVSTVAQDRQDVEVRRH
- a CDS encoding DUF4352 domain-containing protein, whose product is MRQPALPTLALLPLLLFGASACQGAREGVALAPAAAPAVPVDDGAPGGEEGPVRPVAKDAHVGDALRVHGTQVGRHLEVVLGAYVDPAISADKNFAPPAGKRWVAASMSFVNVGGASYGALGRMWAHDGAGQRHPVVPTGELTTGKPIVFDSLEVGERAEGWVVFEIPENARIVRLEYQDTNIRANAGEGFWAV
- a CDS encoding DUF5949 family protein, which translates into the protein MTSTQAEIDRSQLGTLSVLAWIGDPSEAHDIPYLLAYTLGDGPGGREAGEVAARGLLEEIGLPIGDVVMDGTRNPAGFPVQILLEGNQIALTLPGMNAQCTAPDEWVAAADESGQVYFLFATRAWPEAVPGRPVDATTLQAFAGDEEVLTASAHCVLSVRRLQK
- a CDS encoding cytochrome P450 yields the protein MTLPAQRHGTGPGGELAEPGFWQQPPAHRLAVFARLRAAEGPVFVPEGAGHWALVRHAHVQEASRLPKVFASAPGVTTPEPARWVRALFGDSMVNLDGPDHARLRRIVQRAFTPRLLAAAEADIHAVAARIVDDVLADRPDEFVSAVASRLPLEVICNMMGIPERFRAEIADRVNHASENIGVERGLLSRLRMPGRGLRALARMQRMVAGIGRERRKNPADDLISALVCANVDGQALGARQLGAFFSLLMVAGVETTRNAITHGLTLLTDHPDQRDLLMSDFETYADGAVDEIIRHSTPIIQFRRTVTAEHTMGGRVFRPGEKVVLYYASANRDASVFPDPDAFMITRSPNPHLGFGGGGPHFCLGAHLARVEMKALFRELLTRPVGLRAVGLPDLAGSSFDNRVRSLGFVFERP
- a CDS encoding low temperature requirement protein A, yielding MAYTPMTARSRDEGHRAATPLELFFDLCFVVAVAQAGARLVHALAEGHPGTGVIGYFFVFFGVWWAWMNFTWFASAYDCDDVPYRIATLVQIAGVLVYAAGVGEAFDENDWAIAVVGYIIMRVALTAQWLRAAAGESGAARTAALTYAAGLVICQAGWVGLLFAPDGAKRWLFLVLVAAELMVPVIAERGHQTPWHAHHIVERYGLFTIIVLGETIAASTVAVKSALDEHEALDLLLPIAAGGLLIVFAAWWIYFAVPMHQHLTSNREAIPWGYGHLLIFASGAAIGAGIEVVVEHAVGTAHISQVSANASVMVPAAAFLFMVWLLHSRHFKRGLAQQLVLPVSAVVTLACIWTGAYAVLYAGLVAVVTVTVGLILAERSGAEVL